In Cicer arietinum cultivar CDC Frontier isolate Library 1 chromosome 1, Cicar.CDCFrontier_v2.0, whole genome shotgun sequence, one DNA window encodes the following:
- the LOC101494714 gene encoding nuclear intron maturase 2, mitochondrial, which translates to MLRRRFTLFSLQLLTNNNPLHPLHTLTPLHPHHYRHFSTFTSFRRPPPDPNDPSTLLKEDAFSLCSQMWVDNFRHPDKIITNLSSFLRRFELWLLAYQKVTTDETGSYTPRSSIQRPELENLLALRNAVIDGNFKWGSRLKFHIKSPIDKTDYESLSKRKIKIILTTTQPTPFQDKIVQEVLLMILEPIYEPRFSSKSFAFRPGRTPHTVLRVIRRSFAGYLWYLKGDLSTLLDGVKVGLVINAVMRDVRDKMVVDLLKSALVTPVVTSQVDDMEKKKKKRKYQKKRVLNEDEPKPDPYWLDTFFGFAPEEAEKVPNWGHCGVLSPLLANIVLDELDQWLEGKIKDFYVPSKSDVIWNSPEGEAEQGNTSWPEFVPTSGPDKTRKMDFIRYGGHILIGVRGPRADAATLRKQLIEFCDQKLMIKLDNESLPIEHITKGIMFLDHVLCRRVVYPTLRYTATGGKIISEKGVGTLLSVTASLKQCIRQFRKLSFLKGDKDPDPQPCFRMFHATQAHTNAQMNKFLSTMVEWYRFADNRKKIVNFCSYIIRGSLAKLYAAKYKLRSRAKVYKIGSRNLSRPLKEKKGQSPEYHNLLRMGLAESIDGLQYTRMSLVPETDYTPFPGNWRPDHEKSLLEYIKLEDPKTLDEQQSCIREQGLVTPQDYISMLVWNYKKSSLPMDHLSLVKSNESVAGSQHLLIGSNQDDHENTSKEEENDASMNAAEV; encoded by the coding sequence ATGCTCCGACGCCGTTTCACCCTCTTCTCCCTCCAACTCCTCACCAACAATAATCCCCTACACCCACTCCACACCTTAACTCCCCTACACCCTCACCACTACCGTCACTTCTCCACCTTCACCTCTTTCCGCCGTCCACCACCAGACCCAAACGACCCCTCAACTCTCCTCAAAGAAGACGCTTTCTCCCTTTGTTCCCAAATGTGGGTCGACAATTTCCGCCACCCCGACAAAATCATCACCAACCTCTCCTCCTTCCTCCGCCGCTTCGAACTCTGGCTCCTCGCTTACCAAAAAGTAACCACTGACGAAACCGGTTCCTACACACCACGAAGCTCAATCCAAAGACCTGAGCTCGAAAATCTCCTCGCTCTTCGTAACGCGGTTATCGATGGTAACTTCAAATGGGGTTCAAGACTCAAATTTCACATCAAATCACCTATTGATAAAACCGATTACGAATCGCTTTcgaaaagaaaaatcaaaattattttaaccaCTACACAGCCTACACCTTTTCAAGATAAAATTGTTCAGGAGGTTCTTTTGATGATCCTTGAACCTATTTATGAACCTAGGTTTTCGTCAAAGTCTTTCGCTTTTCGTCCCGGGAGGACGCCGCATACTGTTTTGAGGGTAATTAGGAGGAGTTTTGCTGGTTATTTGTGGTATTTGAAAGGTGATTTGAGTACTTTGTTGGATGGAGTGAAAGTAGGGTTAGTGATTAATGCTGTTATGAGAGATGTTAGAGATAAGATGGTTGTTGATTTGTTGAAATCGGCATTGGTTACTCCGGTTGTAACAAGTCAAGTTGATGAtatggagaagaagaagaagaaaaggaagTATCAGAAGAAGAGGGTGTTGAATGAGGATGAACCTAAGCCTGATCCTTATTGGTTAGACACTTTTTTTGGTTTTGCACCCGAGGAAGCTGAGAAGGTTCCTAATTGGGGGCATTGTGGTGTTTTGAGTCCTCTTTTGGCTAATATTGTTTTGGATGAGTTGGATCAATGGTTAGAAGGAAAAATTAAGGATTTTTATGTTCCTTCCAAGAGTGATGTTATATGGAATAGTCCCGAAGGGGAAGCTGAGCAAGGAAACACTTCGTGGCCAGAGTTTGTTCCTACTAGCGGACCTGATAAAACTAGGAAGATGGATTTTATAAGATATGGTGGTCATATTTTGATTGGTGTTCGGGGTCCTAGGGCGGATGCGGCGACGTTGAGGAAACAGTTGATTGAGTTTTGTGATCAGAAGTTAATGATTAAGCTTGATAATGAGAGTCTTCCTATAGAACATATAACTAAAGGTATAATGTTTCTTGATCATGTGCTTTGTAGGAGAGTTGTTTATCCAACTCTTAGGTACACTGCAACTGGTGGTAAGATCATTAGTGAAAAGGGTGTAGGAACACTTTTGTCGGTCACGGCGAGCTTAAAGCAATGCATTAGGCAATTTAGAAAGTTGAGTTTTCTTAAGGGTGATAAGGATCCTGATCCCCAGCCTTGTTTTAGGATGTTTCATGCCACTCAAGCTCATACAAATGCTCAAATGAACAAGTTTTTGTCAACCATGGTTGAGTGGTACAGGTTTGCAGACAATAGGAAGAAGATTGTGAACTTCTGTTCTTATATCATAAGAGGTTCGCTTGCAAAGCTTTATGCTGCGAAATACAAGCTTCGATCGCGTGCAAAAGTTTATAAGATTGGTTCACGAAACCTAAGCCGTCCACTAAAGGAGAAGAAAGGGCAGTCTCCTGAGTACCATAATTTGCTTAGGATGGGTCTTGCCGAGTCGATTGACGGGCTCCAATATACAAGGATGTCTCTTGTACCCGAAACGGATTACACCCCATTCCCCGGTAATTGGAGGCCTGACCATGAAAAGTCATTGCTTGAATACATAAAACTAGAAGATCCAAAGACTTTAGATGAGCAACAGAGTTGCATCAGAGAACAAGGACTTGTTACACCTCAAGATTATATTTCAATGCTTGTTTGGAATTACAAAAAGAGTTCTCTTCCTATGGACCATCTTTCCTTAGTGAAGAGCAATGAAAGTGTTGCAGGGAGTCAGCATTTGCTTATTGGATCAAACCAGGACGACCATGAAAACACAAGCAAAGAGGAAGAAAACGATGCAAGTATGAATGCAGCAGAAGTGTAA